In a single window of the Delftia tsuruhatensis genome:
- a CDS encoding aldehyde dehydrogenase family protein yields the protein MSTQEHLQFYIDGQWVPPAVPRTLEVINPSTEQAVARISMGSAADVDAAVAAARRAFDGFSQTTRDQRLALLEKVLAVYMRRIDEIAQTISLEMGAPLWLSRAAQATVGAGHLKQTIQVLRDFEFESLRGTTGIVHEAVGVVGMITPWNWPINQIMCKVAPALAAGCTMVLKPSEIAPLNAILVAEVLHEAGVPAGVFNLVNGDGPSVGEAMSVHPGIDMMTFTGSTRAGIAVAKAAADTVKRVTQELGGKSANIVLDDADIEKAVVQGVNACFTNSGQSCNAPTRMFVPRALHARAVAAAKAAAEGVKVDDAMADTGAMHMGPVVSEAQFRKIQGLIEAGIAEGATLVAGGPGRPEGLARGYFVRPTVFADVRNDMTIAREEIFGPVLVILPYDTEEEAIAQANDTPYGLSGYVQSGSLERARRVASRLRTGMVHLNGAGPDFGAPFGGYKQSGTGREWGEHGFKEYLEVKAVMGYQPRQKAAA from the coding sequence ATGAGCACCCAAGAGCACCTGCAGTTCTACATCGACGGCCAATGGGTTCCCCCGGCCGTGCCGCGCACGCTGGAGGTGATCAACCCCTCCACCGAACAGGCCGTGGCGCGCATCAGCATGGGCTCGGCCGCCGATGTCGACGCCGCCGTGGCGGCCGCGCGCCGGGCCTTCGACGGCTTCTCGCAGACCACGCGCGACCAGCGGCTGGCCCTGCTGGAGAAGGTGCTGGCGGTCTACATGCGCCGCATCGACGAGATCGCGCAGACCATCTCGCTGGAGATGGGCGCGCCGCTGTGGCTGTCGCGCGCGGCCCAGGCCACGGTGGGCGCGGGGCACCTGAAGCAGACGATCCAGGTCCTCAGGGACTTCGAGTTCGAGAGCCTGCGCGGCACCACCGGCATCGTCCATGAAGCCGTGGGCGTGGTGGGCATGATCACGCCCTGGAACTGGCCCATCAACCAGATCATGTGCAAGGTGGCCCCCGCCCTGGCGGCGGGCTGCACCATGGTGCTCAAGCCCTCGGAGATCGCGCCGCTGAATGCCATCCTGGTGGCCGAGGTGCTGCATGAGGCGGGCGTGCCGGCCGGCGTGTTCAACCTGGTCAACGGCGACGGCCCCTCGGTGGGCGAGGCCATGTCCGTGCACCCGGGCATCGACATGATGACCTTCACGGGCTCCACACGCGCGGGCATCGCCGTGGCCAAGGCCGCGGCCGACACCGTCAAGCGCGTGACGCAGGAGCTGGGCGGCAAGTCGGCCAACATCGTGCTGGACGATGCCGACATCGAGAAGGCCGTGGTCCAGGGCGTGAACGCCTGCTTCACCAATTCGGGCCAGAGCTGCAACGCGCCCACGCGCATGTTCGTGCCGCGCGCACTGCATGCGCGTGCCGTGGCCGCGGCCAAGGCCGCTGCCGAAGGCGTGAAGGTGGACGATGCGATGGCCGACACCGGCGCCATGCACATGGGCCCCGTGGTCAGCGAGGCGCAGTTCCGCAAGATCCAGGGCCTGATCGAGGCAGGCATCGCCGAAGGCGCCACTCTGGTGGCCGGTGGACCGGGCCGCCCCGAGGGCCTTGCGCGCGGCTACTTCGTGCGGCCCACGGTGTTCGCCGACGTGCGCAACGACATGACCATTGCGCGCGAGGAAATCTTCGGCCCCGTGCTGGTCATCCTGCCCTACGACACGGAGGAGGAGGCCATCGCCCAGGCCAACGACACGCCCTACGGCCTGTCCGGCTACGTGCAGTCCGGCAGCCTGGAGCGCGCGCGCCGCGTGGCCTCGCGCCTGCGCACGGGCATGGTCCACCTCAATGGTGCGGGGCCGGACTTCGGCGCGCCGTTTGGCGGCTACAAGCAGTCGGGCACGGGCCGGGAATGGGGCGAGCACGGCTTCAAGGAGTACCTGGAAGTCAAGGCGGTGATGGGCTACCAGCCCAGGCAAAAAGCCGCCGCCTGA
- a CDS encoding TauD/TfdA dioxygenase family protein has product MANAAPMQLIDIDARYHHIRPVPRMPNFAAWIEGVDLTRPLSPEVQAELRQALYDFEVIFFRPQAITAEQHVALARVFGPLSKGSYFERKSGMPDVEMIVSDKDRPPAIDNWHTDISWKLQPPLGTVIQIVTTPPAGGNTCWTSTSKAYDWLSPGMQQYLEGLQAVHTWEESGFREYLGRKGEEALFEALRQFKPVTHPVVRVNPDSGRKCIFVNADFTRHITGVDRHEARGVLAFLLDWLKKPEFMVHHQWDAGGIAIWDNRSTQHYAVADYWPHYRVNQRVTFDSPSIP; this is encoded by the coding sequence ATGGCCAATGCCGCCCCCATGCAGCTGATCGACATCGACGCCCGCTACCACCACATCCGCCCCGTGCCGCGCATGCCCAACTTCGCGGCCTGGATCGAGGGCGTGGACCTGACCCGGCCGCTGTCCCCCGAGGTGCAGGCCGAACTGCGCCAGGCCCTGTACGACTTCGAGGTCATCTTCTTCCGGCCCCAGGCCATCACGGCCGAGCAGCATGTGGCGCTGGCCCGGGTGTTCGGCCCGCTGTCCAAGGGCTCGTACTTCGAGCGCAAGAGCGGCATGCCCGACGTGGAAATGATCGTCTCCGACAAGGACCGCCCGCCGGCCATCGACAACTGGCACACCGACATCAGCTGGAAGCTGCAGCCGCCGCTGGGCACCGTGATCCAGATCGTGACCACGCCGCCGGCCGGCGGCAACACCTGCTGGACCAGCACCAGCAAGGCCTACGACTGGCTGTCGCCGGGCATGCAGCAGTACCTGGAAGGCCTGCAGGCGGTGCATACCTGGGAGGAATCGGGCTTCCGGGAATACCTGGGCAGGAAGGGCGAGGAGGCGCTGTTCGAGGCGCTGCGCCAGTTCAAGCCGGTGACCCATCCCGTGGTGCGCGTCAACCCCGACTCGGGGCGCAAATGCATCTTCGTCAACGCCGACTTCACACGCCACATCACGGGCGTGGACCGCCATGAGGCACGCGGCGTGCTGGCCTTCCTGCTGGACTGGCTGAAGAAACCGGAGTTCATGGTGCATCATCAATGGGACGCGGGCGGCATCGCCATCTGGGACAACCGCAGCACACAGCACTATGCTGTGGCCGACTACTGGCCCCACTACCGCGTGAACCAGCGCGTCACCTTCGACTCCCCTTCCATCCCATGA
- a CDS encoding ABC transporter permease — protein MKADRLDRLQWLALHALFITALLGLAELAAARRWLDPTFFGQPSGVAASLWNHLGAARFWSDLGWTLAAVAGSFVLGSVAAFATGLLFVRWPAIERFAEPYFSALNVMPRIALAPLFILWFGLGLGSKIAVGCSLTFFIVLSATVAGMRGVSQDHVTLCRTLGASAATTFFEVTLPGAVPVIFSGLRLGLIYALLGVVGTEIIASEKGLGQTLAYLGSTFDINGVMALLLVLALLGVGMVRFMSWAERRLLHWQ, from the coding sequence ATGAAGGCTGACCGTCTGGACCGTCTGCAATGGCTGGCGCTGCATGCGCTGTTCATCACCGCCCTGCTGGGGCTGGCCGAGCTGGCCGCCGCGCGCCGCTGGCTGGACCCCACCTTCTTCGGACAGCCCAGCGGCGTGGCCGCCTCTCTGTGGAACCACCTGGGCGCGGCGCGCTTCTGGAGCGACCTGGGGTGGACGCTGGCGGCCGTGGCCGGCTCCTTCGTGCTGGGCAGCGTGGCCGCCTTCGCCACGGGGCTGCTGTTCGTGCGCTGGCCGGCCATCGAGCGCTTTGCCGAGCCCTACTTCAGCGCGCTGAACGTGATGCCGCGCATTGCGCTGGCGCCGCTGTTCATCCTGTGGTTCGGCCTGGGCCTGGGCAGCAAGATCGCGGTAGGCTGCTCGCTGACCTTCTTCATCGTGCTGTCGGCCACGGTGGCAGGCATGCGGGGCGTCAGCCAGGACCACGTCACGCTGTGCCGCACGCTGGGTGCCAGCGCCGCCACCACCTTCTTCGAGGTCACGCTGCCAGGCGCCGTCCCGGTGATCTTCTCGGGCCTGCGCCTGGGATTGATCTATGCCCTGCTGGGCGTGGTGGGCACCGAGATCATCGCCAGCGAAAAGGGCCTGGGCCAGACCCTGGCCTACCTGGGCTCCACCTTCGACATCAATGGCGTCATGGCGCTGCTGCTGGTGCTGGCCCTGTTGGGCGTGGGCATGGTGCGCTTCATGTCATGGGCCGAGAGGCGGCTGCTGCACTGGCAGTGA
- a CDS encoding ABC transporter ATP-binding protein, which yields MQTTSQAPAIAIDGLQLSFDGTTPVLSDICLQAAQGEFIALVGPSGCGKTTLLNLCAGLVAHTGAGALRVLGEVPRIGNPQVGYMLARDSLLPWCTALENAAFGARVRGTSTADSTRRALQLLHEVGLADHAQALPKALSHGMRQRTALARTFAMDAPLLLMDEPFGALDAQTKLQLQDLLLRLCQQHRHSVLFVTHDLAEAVAVADRVVVMSSRPGRIIADLPIDLPRPRSIRALQKSPRFHELYAALWSQLESGWVHHEG from the coding sequence ATGCAGACAACCTCCCAGGCGCCCGCCATTGCCATCGACGGGCTGCAACTGAGTTTCGACGGCACCACGCCCGTGCTCTCCGACATCTGCCTGCAGGCGGCGCAAGGCGAGTTCATCGCCCTGGTCGGCCCCAGCGGCTGTGGCAAGACCACGCTGCTGAACCTGTGCGCGGGCCTGGTGGCGCACACCGGCGCGGGCGCGCTGCGCGTGCTGGGCGAGGTGCCGCGCATCGGCAACCCCCAGGTCGGCTACATGCTGGCGCGCGACAGCCTGCTGCCCTGGTGCACGGCGCTGGAGAACGCCGCCTTCGGCGCCCGCGTGCGCGGCACCTCCACGGCGGACAGCACGCGGCGCGCGCTGCAGCTGCTGCACGAGGTCGGCCTGGCCGACCATGCCCAGGCCCTGCCCAAGGCCCTGTCCCACGGCATGCGCCAGCGCACGGCCCTGGCACGCACCTTCGCGATGGACGCGCCGCTGCTGCTGATGGACGAGCCCTTCGGCGCCCTGGACGCGCAGACCAAGCTGCAGCTGCAGGACCTGCTGCTGCGCCTGTGCCAGCAGCACCGCCACAGCGTGCTGTTCGTGACCCACGACCTGGCCGAGGCCGTGGCCGTCGCCGACCGCGTGGTGGTGATGTCCTCGCGGCCGGGCCGCATCATCGCCGACCTGCCCATCGACCTGCCGCGCCCGCGCTCCATCCGCGCGCTGCAGAAGTCGCCGCGCTTCCATGAACTCTATGCGGCCCTGTGGTCGCAGCTCGAATCGGGATGGGTGCACCATGAAGGCTGA
- a CDS encoding ABC transporter substrate-binding protein, whose amino-acid sequence MIRRLLIAIALALLPPLAAQAQTPTLRIQDYPGIGNFLVRVAHAQGLCEKHGLRCELRTIPQAPLALQTLLAGDIEVAFTPPEVLLQAVGKGADLKVIGSGARSPTFFLMASAHLPTPRAAQGYPALMQDFKGRRIGVTARGSAAEFQLVSLLQGAGMQAGDVTIVAVGSPNTAFPAIAQKQVDGLMLFSPMDGFCEVTQACRVVLDPRRGQGPSDVVDTHGAGVLQVVRADFLRGNARAVDGFRRAMQEAADFAQDPAQFPALLQVAKDSFRINVPDGDRILEVALRNALAGMRFPVDPKALQHAAGYMQRTGQIGRLIDTAPLLAQ is encoded by the coding sequence ATGATCCGAAGACTGCTGATCGCCATCGCCCTCGCCCTGCTGCCGCCCCTGGCGGCCCAGGCCCAGACTCCCACGCTGCGCATCCAGGACTACCCCGGCATCGGCAATTTCCTGGTGCGCGTGGCCCATGCGCAAGGCCTGTGCGAGAAGCACGGCCTGCGCTGCGAGCTGCGCACCATCCCCCAGGCGCCGCTGGCGCTGCAGACCCTGCTGGCCGGCGACATCGAGGTGGCCTTCACGCCGCCCGAGGTGCTGCTGCAGGCCGTGGGCAAGGGCGCCGACCTCAAGGTGATCGGCAGTGGCGCGCGCAGCCCGACCTTCTTCCTCATGGCCTCGGCCCACCTGCCCACGCCGCGCGCGGCCCAGGGCTATCCGGCGCTGATGCAGGACTTCAAGGGCCGCCGCATCGGCGTGACGGCACGCGGCAGCGCGGCGGAGTTCCAGCTGGTGAGCCTGCTGCAGGGCGCGGGCATGCAGGCCGGCGACGTCACCATCGTCGCCGTGGGGTCGCCCAACACGGCCTTTCCGGCGATCGCGCAAAAGCAGGTGGATGGCCTGATGCTGTTCTCGCCCATGGACGGCTTTTGCGAGGTGACCCAGGCCTGCCGCGTGGTGCTGGACCCGCGCCGGGGCCAGGGCCCGTCCGACGTGGTGGACACCCACGGCGCCGGCGTGCTGCAGGTGGTGCGCGCCGACTTCCTGCGCGGCAATGCCCGGGCCGTGGACGGCTTCAGGCGCGCGATGCAGGAGGCGGCCGACTTCGCCCAGGACCCGGCACAGTTCCCGGCCCTGCTCCAGGTGGCGAAGGACAGCTTCAGGATCAACGTGCCGGACGGCGACCGCATCCTGGAGGTGGCGCTGCGCAATGCGCTGGCGGGCATGCGCTTTCCCGTCGATCCCAAGGCCTTGCAGCATGCGGCCGGCTATATGCAGCGCACCGGGCAGATCGGCCGGCTGATCGACACCGCGCCCCTGCTGGCGCAGTGA
- a CDS encoding Crp/Fnr family transcriptional regulator: MNTKLASPSPSPAQQRSERYRVDLLAELPPASARGLRALGFPRRYRDGQLVQKRGDTADHALVLLSGRLRVLGYTEGGTERMTRWLEAGEITGISSVLGGAPVPVDLVADGDTEVLVLPRQPLLDFLESDARACLAIARLLSLRVNGLLDVVFIGAEDTLQARVWASLQVLAAENGQPLPGGRTLLRLSQSDLSHVVGASRQRVNEELRKLQIAGRVRLGYRWIEVME, translated from the coding sequence GTGAACACCAAGCTCGCTTCCCCCAGCCCCTCGCCTGCGCAACAGCGCAGCGAGCGCTACCGCGTGGACCTGCTGGCCGAGCTGCCACCGGCTTCGGCGCGCGGCCTGCGGGCCCTGGGCTTTCCGCGCCGCTACCGCGATGGCCAGCTGGTGCAAAAGCGCGGCGACACGGCCGACCATGCGCTGGTCCTGCTGTCAGGGCGTTTGCGGGTGCTGGGCTATACCGAGGGCGGCACCGAGCGCATGACGCGCTGGCTGGAGGCCGGGGAGATCACCGGCATCAGCTCGGTGCTGGGCGGCGCGCCCGTGCCCGTGGACCTGGTGGCCGATGGCGACACCGAAGTGCTGGTGCTGCCGCGCCAGCCGCTGCTGGACTTCCTGGAAAGCGACGCCCGCGCCTGCCTGGCGATCGCGCGCCTGCTGAGCCTGCGCGTGAACGGGCTGCTGGACGTGGTCTTCATCGGCGCGGAGGACACGCTGCAGGCAAGGGTCTGGGCCAGCCTGCAGGTGCTGGCGGCCGAGAACGGCCAGCCTCTGCCGGGCGGCCGCACCCTGCTGCGCCTGTCGCAAAGCGATCTGTCGCATGTGGTCGGCGCCTCGCGCCAGCGCGTGAACGAGGAACTGCGCAAGCTGCAGATCGCCGGCCGGGTCCGGCTGGGGTATCGGTGGATCGAGGTGATGGAGTGA
- a CDS encoding TetR/AcrR family transcriptional regulator has translation MSARRNQDDFQQELFDLLRQEGIADLTVGEIARRLHCSRSRLYALAETKEELFLSVARRYLDSLLEASDAVTVVDGDAVAAITRYLDIGVRASALLGVPFLRDLDASRAGRRLFDAYQARRGQGLARLVEQGVAQGVFNPRHAALVAEILMGGALRIRRTRFLARTGLTLEEAFAEFYALLLHGLLKQPEGAGLPVTRHWKGSGAQSPTNLPEDEDPQDSGPADIAELLIQASIRH, from the coding sequence ATGAGCGCACGCCGCAACCAGGATGACTTTCAGCAGGAACTGTTCGACCTGCTGCGCCAGGAAGGCATCGCCGACCTGACCGTGGGCGAGATCGCGCGCCGGCTGCACTGCTCGCGCAGCCGCCTGTACGCCCTGGCCGAGACCAAGGAGGAGCTGTTCCTGTCGGTCGCGCGCCGCTACCTCGACTCCCTGCTGGAGGCCAGCGATGCCGTCACCGTGGTCGATGGCGATGCCGTCGCGGCCATCACGCGCTACCTGGACATCGGCGTGCGCGCCTCGGCCCTGCTGGGCGTGCCCTTTCTGCGCGACCTCGACGCCTCACGCGCAGGAAGGCGCCTGTTCGATGCCTACCAGGCCCGGCGCGGCCAGGGCCTGGCGCGGCTGGTGGAGCAAGGCGTGGCCCAGGGCGTGTTCAACCCCCGGCATGCGGCCCTGGTCGCGGAAATCCTCATGGGCGGCGCGCTGCGCATCCGCCGCACGCGCTTTCTGGCCCGCACGGGGCTGACGCTGGAGGAGGCCTTCGCCGAGTTCTACGCCCTGCTGCTGCACGGCCTGCTCAAGCAGCCCGAAGGGGCGGGCCTGCCGGTGACACGGCACTGGAAGGGCAGCGGTGCGCAGTCCCCCACGAACCTGCCCGAGGACGAGGACCCGCAGGACAGCGGCCCTGCCGACATTGCCGAGCTGCTGATCCAGGCCTCCATCCGGCACTGA